The Apibacter raozihei genome contains a region encoding:
- a CDS encoding DUF4349 domain-containing protein produces the protein MVKNFKKRFWKISRWYLGLFILLFIFRLIYGYVVVSKNIDSNGSGYGEDFFSNIDNLRKNYASEKIVKEGALPGGPNLNTISNQKFEKTASVKTKTSEFDKDEKSIKSKVKSYDAVIQYEQNLGQKRNRQIHLLIGVNPDKFDEFYLDVQKIGRVKNAEITKVDKTNEYRQLNAKKNSIENTLESLKELKSRGGKISDFISLNEKILEVEEKLQELGVELGNFDSVNEFCTVKLSIYEEKPEKQISFIHRLKVAFEWSIEYISIIIFTSFVLFISIFVLLLVIDKFKVITISNK, from the coding sequence ATGGTAAAAAATTTCAAGAAACGATTTTGGAAAATAAGTAGATGGTATCTAGGGTTATTTATATTACTGTTTATTTTTCGATTAATTTATGGATATGTAGTAGTTAGTAAAAATATTGATTCAAACGGAAGTGGTTACGGAGAAGATTTTTTTAGCAACATAGATAATTTACGTAAAAATTATGCCTCAGAGAAAATAGTTAAAGAGGGAGCATTACCTGGTGGACCTAATCTGAATACGATATCCAATCAAAAATTTGAAAAAACAGCATCTGTTAAAACTAAAACCTCAGAGTTTGACAAAGATGAAAAATCAATAAAGTCTAAAGTAAAATCATACGATGCCGTGATTCAATATGAACAGAATTTGGGGCAAAAAAGGAATCGCCAAATCCATTTATTAATCGGAGTAAACCCTGATAAATTTGATGAATTTTATCTGGATGTACAGAAGATAGGAAGGGTGAAAAATGCGGAAATTACGAAAGTAGACAAAACTAATGAATATAGGCAGCTTAATGCGAAAAAAAACTCTATAGAGAATACCTTAGAATCATTAAAAGAATTAAAATCCAGAGGCGGAAAGATTTCTGATTTCATATCTCTTAATGAAAAAATATTAGAAGTAGAAGAAAAGCTTCAGGAGCTGGGAGTGGAATTAGGAAATTTTGATTCCGTTAATGAATTTTGTACTGTAAAATTATCGATTTATGAAGAAAAACCAGAAAAACAGATAAGCTTTATTCATAGGCTGAAAGTTGCTTTTGAGTGGAGTATTGAATATATTTCGATCATTATT